TGGTGGCGTTGCACCAGGCGGTCGAAGTCGACGCTCTCGTACCAGCGCGGGGCCACGCTTAGCCCGTGGCCTCCTCGAACTTCGTCGGCAGCTGCGATTCGGGGAAGCGGTAGAAGTCGAGGGCGTTGTCCCAGAGGACCTTGCGCTTGCTCTCGTCGCTGAGCCTCTCCTGGGAGAGGAAGGTCTCGACCGCGTGCGGGTACTTCGAGTCGGGGTGGGGGTAGTCGGTCTCGAAGAGGATGCGCTCGTCGCCCATCTCTTCGATCACGTGGTGCACCAGGTGCTCGTCGCACTCGGTGGTCACCCAGCAGTTCTTCTGGAAGTACTCGGCTGGCTCCTTCGTGCACTCGGGCGTCTCGAGCCAGCCCGCGAGCTCCACGTGCTCCTCGATCCGGTGCAGCCAGGACGGCAGCCAGGCCGAGCCGGCTTCCATGTAGGCCACGCGCAGGCGCGGGAAGCGCTCGTACACGCCGTTCACGATCATCGCGAGCATGGCCATCTGCGCTTCCATCTGGTGCACGCAGCTGTGCCACTCGACGAAGCTCGAGAAGCGGTCGTTCCCCGCCGAGGTGCCCGCCAGGCCCATGAACTCGTGGGTGGCGAAGGAGACGTCGAGGTCCTGCAGGATCTCCCAGAGCGGGTCGTAGTAGCGATCGCCGAGGGTGCGCTGATTGAACGGGTTGGGGCGGGCCCAGAAGCAGCGCACGCCCAGCTTTTCGTAGGCGTAGCGCACCTCTTCGACGGCGCGGGTGATGTCGTTCAGCGGGACGGGGGCTGCCGTGAGCACGCGCCCGCCCGAGGTCTCGCGCATCTCCTCGCCCCACCGGTTGTAGGCGCGCGCCATCCCCGCCTGGAGGTCGGGGTCGATGCCGTCGACCCACATGTCGTAGCCGGGGCCGTAGAGCACCATCAGGTCGACACCTTCGACCTTCATGCTCTGGGCCACGCTCGCTCCGTCGAAGCCCTTGTGCACGACGTCGCCGTACTTCGCGACCATCGCTTCGGTCGTCCAGCGCACGGCCTCCTGCTGGTTGCCGTAGAGCGTCTTGTGACTCTGGGTGTAGCGCCCGTCGACGGTGGCGGGGCGGAAGCGGTCCATGCCCTCGAAGGGCTGCTTCCACGACACCCGGTGCTGGTAGCGCTGGTCGAGGAAGCGCTCCCAGAGGTCCTTGGGCTCGACGACATGGGCGTCGGCATCGAAGACTTTGAATCCGTTTCGCATGGGGGTTCTCCTGGTGCGGCTAGTCGCGCGTGTCTTCGATCGGGTTCAGTTGCGGGTATCTTCGATCGGGCCTAATTGCGTGTATCTTCGATCCACGAGGGAAGCTCGATCGGAGGATTGGGGAGGCGTTTCGCGTTCTTCGCTTCGAGGAGACGCTCGAAACCCTCGGTGTCGGAAGGCCATGAGCGCGGGTCGCCCATCATCACCTCGAAGAGCGTCACGCCGTTCGGACCCGCAACGAACGGGCCGAAAGACGCGCCCTGTTCGAGGGTGATGTGCATGCCGGCCGTGCAGTGGACGTCGCCACAGTGCATGTCGCCTTCGATCACGAACACGACGTGGTCCGAGTTGTGGCCGTGCTTGTGGATCATCATGCCTGGATCCCACTTCGCGTAGAGCGACAAGAACGCGGGCGTGAAGTCGAGCCACTTCTCGAGGACGACCGCGCGCCGGCCCTCGACCTCGATGGCCCGGACCTCCTGCCACTTCTCGTCGTCGGCGTGACGAAACCGGACTTCGGGCTCTTTCCGTTCCTGCGTCATTTCGGGCGCTCTCCATCCAGCGTCACGCGGTGCATGACGCGGCGTGTGTCGTAGTCGGGCACCGCGTAGTGCTGGACGACGCGGTTGTCCCAGAAGGCGATCGAGTCGGTGTCCCACTGGAAGCGGCACTGGAACGCCGGGTCGCGTACGTGATCGAGCAGCATCGGCAGGAGCGCTGCGTTCTCGCGCTCGGAGAGACCCGCGATGTGGGTGGTCGAATTGCCGTTCACGAAGAGCGCCTTGCGTCCGGTGATCGGGTGGGTGCACGCCACGGGGTGCGTGACGGGCGGCCACTGGGCCTGCAGCTCGGCGAGCTTGGCGTTGCTGTGACCGGCGGCAATCGCCTTCTGCAGCGGCTTCGTGATGTCGTGGACGGCCTCGAGCCCGTCGATCCAAGCGCGAATCGAAGGCGAGAGCGCGTCGTAGGCGGCCTGCATGTTGGCGAAGCAGGTATCGCCGCCCACCTCGGGCAGCTGCACGGCCTTCAGGATCGAACCCATCGGTGGCTCGGGCATGAAGGTGTTGTCGCTGTGCCAATTGTCGGCGCCCTCGCCCTTCGGCGACACCTGGTCGAGCACGACCAGCTCCGGATCGTCGCCGTACTTCGGCGAGAACGCCGGGATCTGGATCTTCCCGAGCTGTCGTGCAAGCGCGAGCTGCTCGGACGGAGTGAGCGGCTGGTTGCGGAAGAAGAGCACGCCGTAGTGCGCGACACCTTCCTGCAGCGCCTTGCGATCGTCAGCGCCGAGCGGCTTGCGGAGGTCGACGCCGCGCACTTCGGCGCCGACCACGGCGGTCACGCGGGTGAAATCACAAGCCATCTACGCGGCGCCCGCACGGAAGGGCTGAAGCACCTGGCCGGGGAGCGCGCTGGTGAGCTTGCCCTCCAACACGATCGGTTCGCCGCCCACGATCGTCGCGACGAAGCCGCGCGGCCGCGCGCTGAAGCGCTCTTCCCCCGACGGGAAGTCGGCGACGCGGCGCTTCGTGCCGGGGCCGACCTGGCTCGGGTCGAAGATCATGAGGTCGGCGGCATAGCCCGGCGCGACGAGGCCGCGATCCGTGAACCCGGCGAGTGCGGCCGGGACCTGTGTGAGCTGGCGAATGCCCTCTTCGAGGGTCCACTCGGCTTCGTCGAGGACCCAGTGGCGAAGGAAGTAGGTCGACCAGTCGCTGCCGTCGTCGCGATCGAGGTGCGCGCCGCCGTCGGAGACGCCCATCAGCATCGAGGGGTGCTTCATGCTCTCGCGCACGGCGTCCGACCACTCGGGCGTGCGGTTCTCCCAACGGAAGCGGATGCGAAGCTCTTCGGCGAGGGCCAGGTCGAGCATGGCGTCGGCCGGCGCCACGCCGCGCTCGGCCGCAATGTCGGCGATGCTGCGGCGCAGCAGCGGCTCGTGATCGGGCAGGCTGACTTCGTCGACGAAGGTGACGTCCCAATGCGGCGGCGGCAGGGTCGAGCCGGCCTGGGGGTCGCGGTTGGGGTGCTCGACGGCGTGGCGCAACACGTCACGCGCGGCCGGGTCGGCCAGGCGCGCCAGCTTCTCGTCGCGCGAGAGCTTCATGAAGTCGGCCCAGGGGAAGACGCCCGCGTAGAGCGGACAGCCCTCGTCGAGATCGATCGGTCGATCGAAGGGGTGGTTGCGGAGCAGGGAGAAGATCGCGGCGCCGGCATCGCCCGCACGGTCGAGGAAGGCCTTTGCGTTGTCCCAGCCCGCGGTTGGCGCGTCGACCTTGTCGCGACCGCCCACGCCCTGGATCACCACGGGCAGCCGGCTCCGCGTGCCGATCTCGATCAGCAGGTCTTCGTCGCGGGTGTCGAGGCCGCCGATCACGCTCTCGGGGAGGTAGGCGATGCTGCCGGCTCCGGCTTCGCCCGCCGCCTGGGCGAGTGCGAGCAGCTCCGCCTTTGCGGCGAAGCGACTTGCGATCGGCCGATCGTCGCCGTCGACCTGGGTGGGCACATCCGACGACGAGAAGCCGGCCGCGCCCGCAGACACCGCTTCGCGCACCAACGCGCACATGCGCTCGACCTCGTCGGGGGTGGCCTCGCGTTCGGACCCGTCGGCGCCCATCACATGGCGGCGCAGGGTCGAGTGGCCGACGTAGCAGGCGAGGTTCACGCCGAGCTTGCCGCGCCGCGCAGCGAGGTAATCGGGGAAGCTCTCGAAGTCCCAGACCACGCCGTCGAGGGCCGCGGGGGCCATGCCTTCGACCTTCGCGAACATCGCCTTCAAGTAGTCGCGGCCGGCAGGCACCACCGGTGCGATCGAGAACCCGCAGTTGCCCGCCAGGACGGTGGTGACGCCGTGGTAGCAGGACGACGTCGCGTACGGATCGAAGGTCAGCTGCGGGTCGTAGTGGGTGTGGAGGTCGACGATCCCCGGCGCCACGATGCAACCGCCGGCGTCGATCACGCGAGCGTCGCCTGCGGCCCGGCCGAGGTGTCCGACGGCCGCGATCTTCCCGCCGCGCACCCCGACATCCGCGCGTCGTCGCGCCAGTCCGGTCCCGTCGACGACGACACCACCGCGGATCACCAGGTCGAAGCTCATTCGGCGCTTCCCCCGTCCCCGAGGTAGTCCTCGAAGCGATCGAGCAGCGCGCGCAGCAGGGTGTCGAGATCGCGCTTCTCTCGCCGCGGCAGGGAGCCGAGCAGGTCGTTGCTCGCGGCGAGGAAGGCGTTGAACACCGACTCCTGCACACGCAGGCCGGCCGGCGTCAGCGACACGAGCAGCCCGCGCCCGTCGTCGGGGTCGGGCACCCGCCCGACCAGCCCGCGTTCCTCGAGCCGCTTCAGCATCTTCGTGAGCCCCCCGGACGAGTGCTGGAGGCGGCTCACCAGCAGACTGGGCGACGCCCGGTAGGGCTTCCCCGCCCGCCGCAGCATGGCGAGCACCGAATAGTCCGACGCGCTCAGCTCGAAGGGCTCGAGCACGGCCCGCTGGAAGCGCTCGAGCAGCACCGCGAGTCGGGCCAGGCGCACGAGCGGCGGCATCGCCGAGCTGTCGAGTTCCGGGTATTCTCGCCGCCAGGCCCGCGCGATCTCGTCGATCCAGTCCACGCGACCAGCCTAGGCTGAATTTTATCTTTCGCGCAAGATAAATCGGCGTTGCAAGCAGGCCCCGGACCCGCGGTCCGGGGGCTGGTTAGGGCAGGCCCGCCGCGCGTAGCGCCTGGACCATCTGGGTTATCGCCTCGGGCGAAACGACATCGGGCTCGCCCGCGGTCCTCGTTCGCGTCTAGTACCGGCCCCGACGTTGGCGCGCAACGCAGCCGTCGCGGCTGACGCGACAGTTGCGGCGGATCGTGTCGCCGGGGCCCTGCCAGTCGGCCAGCCAGCAGGCCTGGCGCCAGCGTCGAGCGTCTTCGGAGATGGCCGCGCAGAACTGGTCGACCGAGCAGCCGTCGGCATCGACGACCGTGCCCGCGGGCGTCGCCACACAGCGGTCGAGCCGGTCGAGCACACCGTCGCCATCCGTGTCGCGCTCGAGCTCGTCGCGGCAGAGCGCGAGCTCGGTCAGCACGATGGCGAGGTCGGCTTCGCACGCAGCGGCGCGGTTGTTCGCATCTTCGGGGAAGCGGTCGCAGACGTCGCCGAGCCCGTCGGCGTCGAAGTCCTGTTGATCCGGGTCGAAGTCCTCGGGGCAGAGGTCCAGTGCGTCGGCGAAGTCGTCGCCGTCGATGTCTTCGAAGTCGTTGCAGGCATCGCCGACGCCGTTGCCGTCGAGATCGGCTTGATCGACGTTCACGACGTCGTCGCAGTTGTCGAGTCCGTCGGGAATGCCATCGCTGTCGGTATCGGGTTGGAAGAAGCCTTCGGGGATCAGCGCGATCTGGCGGGGTAGCTCTTCGCTCGCGGGCGGCGGCGCGCGGAAGATCTCCTCGGCCGTGTCGGTCTCCGGGTCGTAGAGCACGAGGGTGCGGTCGGCCACACCTGGGGTGAACAGACAGTTTCTGCCGCCGTTGGCGATCACCAACCGACCATCCGGGCGGATGATGCTGCTCGTTGGGTTACCGGTGGTCGCGGCGTTGGGCGCGTTGGGGTCGCATCGGTAGATGAACTCCCCCGGCTGGAGAAAAACGATCGGACTTCGAAACGCGCCCGAGTAGACGAAGTCGTCGGTGATCGCGACCGAGAAGCGCGTCACGGTTCCACCGAACCGAAAGCCGATGAAGCTCGGCGGAGAGATCGGCCGCATTCGACCGAGCGGGCCCTGGAACGAGACGATCCATGCGCCGGTGGGTCGTTGGGCGAGGCCGAAGATCTCCGTGACGTTCGCTGGGTCGGCAGGGGCGGAGAAGAACGGAGCCCGCTCTCTGGTCGCCGTGTCGAGGGTCAGGATCTCGAGCTGGGTCTGGGTGGGGTCGATCGCGTTGTTCTGCGCGACATAGAGGAGCCCGTCCTGGCCGAACGTGATGGCGGCGACGCCATCGATGGCGGCCCCCGTTCCCACGCTCGCGGAAGCGATGGTGGTCTGGGCACCGGTCAGAGGATCGATGTGCACGACGGCGTCCGGGTGTGAGACATAGATCTCGCCGTCCGGGGCGACCGCGAGGTCGTTGGGCACGAAGGGCGGGCTCGCGTCCTGGGTCGACACGATCTCGAATGCTTCGCTGCGCGCGATGTCGTAGAGAACGACGCGATCGCCTTCGAGCACGACCGCATCGCCACCTCGCACTTCGACGGGTGCGCCGCTGGCCGCGAGCGCGAAGCCCGCCCACAAGAGAACCCAAGCGATCGACGTCATCGTGTGTCGCATGACCACCCTTCGAATCTCCCCTTCAGCCATTCGCCCCAGCGTAGGCTGAATCGACCGCCTACGGGAGTCCTCGCCAGGCTCGTGAGCCGGCGACGACGCGTGCGGTCGTCGCCGCGCAAGGTACGTTGCAGCTCGCGCTCCGCTCGATGGTGATGTGATGAAGGTCGTCTTCCTAGACATCGACGGCGTCCTGAACGCGACGGGTGTCCGGTATCCCGAACAGGAGCACCCGCTCGATCCGCTGCTCCTCGCGCTCGTGAACCGGATCGGCATGGCGACGGGCGCCGTGGGAGTGCTCACCACGACCTGGCGCATGTTGTACCCGTGGCCCGAGACGCGTGACATCCTCGTGCGTCACGGGCTCACGCTTCCGATCGTGAGCGAGACGCGAGACCTCTGGGCCGACGGAGAAGAGCCAGAACGGGCGCGCCGCCGAGAGATCGAAGCCTGGCTCGCGAATCACGACGCCGACCGCTATGTGATCCTCGACGACCTCCCGGTCTACGCCGACGATCACCCCTGCTTCGTCCGTACTGACGAATCCCTGCGCC
This Myxococcota bacterium DNA region includes the following protein-coding sequences:
- a CDS encoding HAD domain-containing protein, with product MKVVFLDIDGVLNATGVRYPEQEHPLDPLLLALVNRIGMATGAVGVLTTTWRMLYPWPETRDILVRHGLTLPIVSETRDLWADGEEPERARRREIEAWLANHDADRYVILDDLPVYADDHPCFVRTDESLRLTDADAGRARMILGDA
- a CDS encoding TauD/TfdA family dioxygenase; amino-acid sequence: MACDFTRVTAVVGAEVRGVDLRKPLGADDRKALQEGVAHYGVLFFRNQPLTPSEQLALARQLGKIQIPAFSPKYGDDPELVVLDQVSPKGEGADNWHSDNTFMPEPPMGSILKAVQLPEVGGDTCFANMQAAYDALSPSIRAWIDGLEAVHDITKPLQKAIAAGHSNAKLAELQAQWPPVTHPVACTHPITGRKALFVNGNSTTHIAGLSERENAALLPMLLDHVRDPAFQCRFQWDTDSIAFWDNRVVQHYAVPDYDTRRVMHRVTLDGERPK
- a CDS encoding MarR family transcriptional regulator, translating into MDWIDEIARAWRREYPELDSSAMPPLVRLARLAVLLERFQRAVLEPFELSASDYSVLAMLRRAGKPYRASPSLLVSRLQHSSGGLTKMLKRLEERGLVGRVPDPDDGRGLLVSLTPAGLRVQESVFNAFLAASNDLLGSLPRREKRDLDTLLRALLDRFEDYLGDGGSAE
- a CDS encoding amidohydrolase family protein, whose translation is MRNGFKVFDADAHVVEPKDLWERFLDQRYQHRVSWKQPFEGMDRFRPATVDGRYTQSHKTLYGNQQEAVRWTTEAMVAKYGDVVHKGFDGASVAQSMKVEGVDLMVLYGPGYDMWVDGIDPDLQAGMARAYNRWGEEMRETSGGRVLTAAPVPLNDITRAVEEVRYAYEKLGVRCFWARPNPFNQRTLGDRYYDPLWEILQDLDVSFATHEFMGLAGTSAGNDRFSSFVEWHSCVHQMEAQMAMLAMIVNGVYERFPRLRVAYMEAGSAWLPSWLHRIEEHVELAGWLETPECTKEPAEYFQKNCWVTTECDEHLVHHVIEEMGDERILFETDYPHPDSKYPHAVETFLSQERLSDESKRKVLWDNALDFYRFPESQLPTKFEEATG
- a CDS encoding amidohydrolase family protein, with the translated sequence MSFDLVIRGGVVVDGTGLARRRADVGVRGGKIAAVGHLGRAAGDARVIDAGGCIVAPGIVDLHTHYDPQLTFDPYATSSCYHGVTTVLAGNCGFSIAPVVPAGRDYLKAMFAKVEGMAPAALDGVVWDFESFPDYLAARRGKLGVNLACYVGHSTLRRHVMGADGSEREATPDEVERMCALVREAVSAGAAGFSSSDVPTQVDGDDRPIASRFAAKAELLALAQAAGEAGAGSIAYLPESVIGGLDTRDEDLLIEIGTRSRLPVVIQGVGGRDKVDAPTAGWDNAKAFLDRAGDAGAAIFSLLRNHPFDRPIDLDEGCPLYAGVFPWADFMKLSRDEKLARLADPAARDVLRHAVEHPNRDPQAGSTLPPPHWDVTFVDEVSLPDHEPLLRRSIADIAAERGVAPADAMLDLALAEELRIRFRWENRTPEWSDAVRESMKHPSMLMGVSDGGAHLDRDDGSDWSTYFLRHWVLDEAEWTLEEGIRQLTQVPAALAGFTDRGLVAPGYAADLMIFDPSQVGPGTKRRVADFPSGEERFSARPRGFVATIVGGEPIVLEGKLTSALPGQVLQPFRAGAA
- a CDS encoding thrombospondin type 3 repeat-containing protein is translated as MAEGEIRRVVMRHTMTSIAWVLLWAGFALAASGAPVEVRGGDAVVLEGDRVVLYDIARSEAFEIVSTQDASPPFVPNDLAVAPDGEIYVSHPDAVVHIDPLTGAQTTIASASVGTGAAIDGVAAITFGQDGLLYVAQNNAIDPTQTQLEILTLDTATRERAPFFSAPADPANVTEIFGLAQRPTGAWIVSFQGPLGRMRPISPPSFIGFRFGGTVTRFSVAITDDFVYSGAFRSPIVFLQPGEFIYRCDPNAPNAATTGNPTSSIIRPDGRLVIANGGRNCLFTPGVADRTLVLYDPETDTAEEIFRAPPPASEELPRQIALIPEGFFQPDTDSDGIPDGLDNCDDVVNVDQADLDGNGVGDACNDFEDIDGDDFADALDLCPEDFDPDQQDFDADGLGDVCDRFPEDANNRAAACEADLAIVLTELALCRDELERDTDGDGVLDRLDRCVATPAGTVVDADGCSVDQFCAAISEDARRWRQACWLADWQGPGDTIRRNCRVSRDGCVARQRRGRY